The DNA region GAGGCTGATCGCATGGGTATGCGAGCCAATCCGCCTCTTGAACCGATGCTCTTAATTATCAAATATTGAGTGGGGGTAATCAGAAATGCCGGAATTAATAATTCTTCTGGTGATTGCGTTATTGGTGGTTATTGTTTTTATCAACCGCAAGGATCGAAAAGATATCGAGGCTTTTGTTCTCGAGGGAGGCGTGAAGGAACGATTGGAGAAACTGATGAAATCGGAGGAGGAATATAAAAACGCATTGAGAAATTCCGATAAGGATAGAGCGCGAGACCTGGGTAGGAAGTATTACAAGGAAAAAACTGATTATGAATATTGGGAAGCCGCCGTGGAGCCATGCTGGGACATGGAAAACGTGAGTGAAAATGAGAAATACAGGATTAATAAAGAGATAAAAAACAGAAATTTGAAGCTTAGAAAATCAATAGTGGCTAAGAACGATCGGGCCTTGGCATGTGATATGAAGGCCATGAAGAATCAATCTAATCCCGCGGCGTTGGAATGACGGATATACGAGGCGGTTAATTTGTACTGATCTCCCGTGGGATATTCCGCCTCTGGTCCAATTTCCCAAGGAATACTTGGCCGTGGCCCGGCTTATGAACAAGGTCGGCCTGGCGCAACTCTTGGGTTATTTTACTATTTCGATATAGTCGTGGATGAACCTTGGTTTGCGGAAAACCGCCTTGGTAACACAATATTAACAAAACCGTAATAAATCTCTGTAACAATTCTGCAATCTTATCCTTGCTCCCGCCGTTCGGCCTCCGAAGGCCTGCTCTAAAAACCCAGCATGGAATGAAGATGCCCTTGGCCACCCTGGCTTGAGGGTTTTTTGATGACTGTCGTGTTCTGCCTTTAACCATCCACCTGAGAGGGGAAGTCTGTGTTTAGTGCCCTGATGCCGAAAAAAAACGAATTCTTCATCCAATTCAATACACATGCCGATCGCTGCGCGGCGGCGGCCAACGCCATGATGCGCATGATGACTCAGTTGGGTAAGGACCCCGCCGAGGTCACCCGTCTGATCCAAGAGATAGACATGGCGGAGGCCAGCGGCGACCGCATCGAGCACGAAACCATCGTCATGCTCCACAAGTCCTTCATCACCCCGATTGACCGCGACCAAATCCACATGATCGCCAGTGGTCTCGACTGCATCCTCAATCGCCTGCAGGACGTAGGGGAGTCGGTCATACTTTACGATCTCAAGGAGGCTACGCCAGAGGCGCGCGAGATAGCGGAACTGGCGGCCGATGCGGTGGAGCGGGTGCGCAAGGCCGTGACCCTGCTTGACAAGATGGGTGAGGCCACCACGGCACTGGAGTACTGCAAGGAAATTGATGCGCTCGAATCGAAGGCCGATAAGCTCTGGCGCGCCGGGATGTCGCGGTTGTTCCGCGAGGAAACCGATGCCATCCAAGTCATCAAGGTGAAGGGCATGTACCAAATTCTGGAGGCTGTTCTAGAGGCGGCCGAGAATATGGGTCAAACCCTCGAAGAAGTTATCCTCGCCAACGCTTGAGGAACCCATAATGGAAGCTCAAGCAGCAATACTTATTGGTACCTGGACCCTGGTCCTCCTCATTGCGGTCGCCCTGGCCTTCGACTTCATGAACGGATTTCACGACGGGGCAAACTCCATTGCCACCATCGTGGCCACCGGGGCCCTCACCCCCAAACAGGCGGTGTTGTTTGCCGCGACCCTCAACTTTGTTGCCCTCTGGGTCTTCCAGCTCAAGGTGGCGGCCACCGTTGGCAAGGGCGTCATCGATCCTTCCTTCGTGGATCATTACGTCATCTTCGGCTGTCTGGTGGGTGCCCTGTCCTGGAATATCATTACCTGGTATTACGGCATCCCCTCCTCCTCGTCTCATGCCCTTATCGGCGGTCTGGTGGGTGCCACCCTGGCCAAGGTTGGCGGTGGGGATGCCATCGTTTGGGGTAGCCTCTGGCAACTGAAGGGCTTTATTACCGTTCTGGCCTTCATCATCCTCTCCCCCCTGATCGGCTTCCTGATTGGCGGTACCTTGCAGCTCATTACCGCCTGGGTGTTTCGCAATCGAACGCCCCATCAGGTCGGGCGATGGTTTATGCGCGCTCAGTTGGTGTCGGCGGGCCTCTACTCCCTCGCCCATGGCGGTAATGATGCCCAAAAGACCATCGGTATCATCTGGCTCTTGCTGATCACGGCCGGCGCCGGTGGCGTACCCCTGATAGGGCATGTCGTCACCAAGGATGTGTCCACCCTGCCCATGTGGGTGGTGTATGCCTGTTATTTCTCCATCGCCTGGGGTACCTACCTGGGCGGCTGGCGTATCGTCAAGACCATGGGGTCAAAGATCACCAAGTTGACCCCGATCAGCGGTTCCAACGCTGCCCTGGGTGGTGGTATTACCCTGGGCCTGGCGACCATGGCCGGTATTCCCGTCTCGACCACCCATACCATCACCGGCTCCATCTTCGGTGTGGGCAGTACGCGCGGTAAATATGCCGTTAAATGGGGTATGGCGGGTAAGATTATGATGGCTTGGGTGCTGACCATTCCCGCCAGTGGCGCGATTGCCGCCATTTTCTGGTGGATTGGTAAACATACTTTCTAAATTAGCGGGTTCCTGTTGTAACTGCTCCGATGCCGGCCTGGTTCCGGCATCGGAGTTTTTTTTGCGCTTCTGGACGAGGCTTCCCGTCCCGTCATTGGCTCAGGACCAGCGAATTCTTACCTCCTCGATGGCGCGAGCCGAGGCCCGGTGGATATTGAGGGTGATCTTGTCAGCCTCGATCTGGGTGCCCGGGGCGGGGATGTTGCCCGTGCGGTTGAGGATGTAGCCGGCGATGGTGGAATAATCCTCGGAGGGCAGCGTGATCCCCAGGGTCTCGGCGATCTGGCTCAGTTCGGTGCGGCCGCTGGTCAGGTAGTCGTGCTCGTCCAGCTTCTGGAAGAGGCTCGACGAGGGCTCCTTGCCGTCGTACTCGTCGCTCAGGTCCTCGACCACTTCCTCGACAATGTCCTCGACCGTGATGATGCCCTCGGCGGCGCCAAATTCATCCACCACCACGGCGACCACCTCCCCCGT from Chromatiaceae bacterium includes:
- a CDS encoding DUF47 family protein, producing MFSALMPKKNEFFIQFNTHADRCAAAANAMMRMMTQLGKDPAEVTRLIQEIDMAEASGDRIEHETIVMLHKSFITPIDRDQIHMIASGLDCILNRLQDVGESVILYDLKEATPEAREIAELAADAVERVRKAVTLLDKMGEATTALEYCKEIDALESKADKLWRAGMSRLFREETDAIQVIKVKGMYQILEAVLEAAENMGQTLEEVILANA
- a CDS encoding inorganic phosphate transporter, with protein sequence MEAQAAILIGTWTLVLLIAVALAFDFMNGFHDGANSIATIVATGALTPKQAVLFAATLNFVALWVFQLKVAATVGKGVIDPSFVDHYVIFGCLVGALSWNIITWYYGIPSSSSHALIGGLVGATLAKVGGGDAIVWGSLWQLKGFITVLAFIILSPLIGFLIGGTLQLITAWVFRNRTPHQVGRWFMRAQLVSAGLYSLAHGGNDAQKTIGIIWLLLITAGAGGVPLIGHVVTKDVSTLPMWVVYACYFSIAWGTYLGGWRIVKTMGSKITKLTPISGSNAALGGGITLGLATMAGIPVSTTHTITGSIFGVGSTRGKYAVKWGMAGKIMMAWVLTIPASGAIAAIFWWIGKHTF